From a region of the Leptospira kmetyi serovar Malaysia str. Bejo-Iso9 genome:
- a CDS encoding ArnT family glycosyltransferase: protein MNQISADNKQPISIKVLFVLLIVSILPLIFTLPLDVIDIDSSQYAEISREMVEGGNPFFIRDNGRRYLDKPILTFWKISLSFLVFGYQNFAFRLPALLFTFLSLWGMFKLTELYSGSSLRAWIATFLYALSPGLYSMVVDPKIDVYLTPYLILVHTFYYLGFKKNKNYYFLMYFAMGLGFITKGPIAMVIPGLSIGGDILFRRDWKRLLEMKLFPGALLAILPPLLWSIPLYLEFQTYGPYFFLWIQSFGRFYVKMYNQKFNPLFFYSNFSWAFGVFILPFAGFVVDRVRIFFKEGKVKGLFKNILNNEYKNSDFVPGFWLFLFLFLISFSRYQLPQYIYWCLPAAAVIGSGVLESILLSIRDRKNGNTFDKIGQTLLLFTAGAFLATVFILPSISVSVGWSYVILPLVYLGIFLWVFFQSGKEGRLLASWIFPVSLFFSIVSLYLYPMLTSYQPSKQIGAFIREHEAGKEKLFLFGVPASKRSYAYYSQRISRTLFDPAILTEAVQKDGQRYLIVQDKWLPKMDEFFGNDLKFETVQEFLSYKVATPEGKFFLKAQRDQIVGKVILMKATLKNSKKK, encoded by the coding sequence ATGAATCAGATTTCCGCAGATAACAAACAGCCGATTTCAATCAAGGTCCTTTTCGTTCTTTTGATCGTTTCGATTCTTCCTTTGATCTTTACGCTTCCTCTCGACGTGATCGATATCGATTCTTCGCAATACGCCGAAATTTCCAGGGAGATGGTGGAAGGCGGGAATCCGTTCTTTATCCGCGACAACGGTAGAAGATATTTGGACAAACCGATTCTTACCTTTTGGAAAATTTCCCTTTCCTTTCTCGTATTCGGTTATCAAAACTTCGCGTTTCGTCTTCCTGCTCTTTTGTTCACGTTTCTTTCCCTCTGGGGAATGTTCAAACTTACGGAGCTTTATTCGGGAAGCAGTCTGCGCGCTTGGATCGCTACGTTTTTATACGCTCTTTCTCCCGGTCTTTATTCGATGGTGGTCGATCCGAAGATCGACGTGTATCTTACGCCGTATCTGATTCTGGTTCATACGTTTTACTACTTGGGTTTTAAGAAGAATAAGAATTATTATTTTCTAATGTATTTTGCGATGGGCCTCGGTTTTATCACGAAGGGCCCGATCGCGATGGTGATTCCGGGGCTTTCGATCGGAGGGGATATTCTTTTTAGAAGGGATTGGAAACGGCTTCTGGAAATGAAATTGTTTCCCGGTGCTTTGCTCGCGATTCTTCCTCCTCTTTTATGGTCGATCCCTTTGTATCTCGAGTTTCAAACCTACGGTCCTTATTTCTTTTTGTGGATTCAATCCTTCGGTCGTTTTTACGTAAAGATGTATAACCAGAAATTCAATCCCTTGTTTTTCTATTCCAACTTTTCGTGGGCGTTCGGAGTTTTTATACTTCCGTTCGCCGGATTCGTAGTCGATCGGGTTCGGATCTTTTTTAAGGAAGGAAAGGTAAAAGGACTATTTAAGAATATTCTAAATAACGAATATAAGAATTCGGATTTTGTTCCCGGTTTCTGGTTGTTTCTGTTTCTGTTTTTGATCAGTTTTTCCAGATATCAGCTTCCTCAATACATCTATTGGTGTTTGCCCGCGGCGGCCGTGATCGGTTCCGGCGTTTTGGAATCCATCCTTCTTTCCATTCGGGACCGTAAGAACGGAAACACGTTCGACAAGATCGGTCAAACATTGTTGCTCTTTACCGCGGGCGCATTTTTGGCGACGGTCTTTATTCTACCTTCGATCAGCGTTTCCGTCGGTTGGAGTTACGTGATTCTCCCCTTGGTTTATCTCGGAATTTTTCTTTGGGTATTTTTTCAATCGGGTAAAGAGGGAAGGTTGCTCGCGTCCTGGATCTTTCCGGTTTCCTTATTCTTCTCGATCGTAAGTTTGTATCTGTATCCGATGTTGACTTCGTATCAACCTTCCAAACAAATCGGAGCCTTTATCAGAGAACACGAAGCCGGTAAGGAAAAGTTGTTTTTGTTCGGAGTTCCAGCGTCCAAACGATCGTATGCGTATTATTCTCAGAGGATTTCAAGAACGCTTTTTGATCCCGCGATTTTAACCGAAGCCGTTCAGAAGGACGGACAACGTTATCTGATCGTTCAAGACAAATGGCTTCCGAAGATGGACGAGTTTTTCGGAAACGATCTCAAGTTCGAAACCGTTCAGGAATTTCTGTCCTACAAAGTCGCGACTCCGGAAGGAAAATTCTTTCTGAAAGCGCAAAGAGATCAGATCGTCGGCAAGGTGATTTTGATGAAAGCGACCTTAAAAAATTCTAAGAAAAAATGA
- a CDS encoding Cys-rich protein yields MNLKRTIILFLCLSSFVSCQEYVQQKCSSACKFFVQCAVTTFKDVKVTDAEKNQAMIDCESGCIREQSFVLPCFESETTCKGFNTCVMESGFMD; encoded by the coding sequence ATGAATCTAAAAAGAACTATTATTCTTTTTTTATGCCTATCATCTTTCGTTTCCTGTCAGGAATACGTTCAGCAAAAATGCAGTTCCGCTTGTAAGTTCTTCGTTCAGTGCGCCGTGACAACGTTTAAGGACGTGAAGGTGACCGACGCGGAAAAAAACCAAGCGATGATCGATTGCGAAAGCGGTTGTATCCGCGAGCAAAGTTTCGTTCTTCCCTGCTTCGAATCCGAAACCACATGCAAAGGTTTTAATACTTGCGTGATGGAATCCGGGTTTATGGATTGA
- the rlmN gene encoding 23S rRNA (adenine(2503)-C(2))-methyltransferase RlmN, with amino-acid sequence MTQDTLGEVQTGKIPLKGRTLKELSEIMISLGEKPFRAKQIYHGLYVNRYESWDQFSTFSKALKEKLEDLCSLTQLQVSKHLKSVDGTQKFTFTSELGNGKEFEAVWIPSGDGGRKTICISSQVGCTLNCKFCATAKLEFQGNLKAHEIVDQILQVEKIVKDKATNVVFMGMGEPLHNYFNVIRAASILHDPDALNLGAKRITISTSGVVNGIRRFIENKEPYNFAISLNHPDPSGRLEIMDIEEKFSLPELLQAAKDFTRELKRRITFEYVMIPGVNMGVENANKLVKIARSLDCKINVIPLNTEFFGWRRPTREEVMEFIALLEPAGVPILNRRSPGKDIFGACGMLASKS; translated from the coding sequence ATGACTCAAGACACACTCGGAGAAGTTCAAACCGGTAAGATTCCGCTCAAGGGAAGAACCCTAAAGGAACTTTCGGAAATTATGATTTCTCTCGGGGAAAAACCGTTCCGTGCAAAACAGATCTATCACGGTTTATACGTAAACCGCTACGAATCTTGGGATCAATTCTCCACATTTTCCAAAGCGCTTAAGGAAAAACTGGAAGACCTTTGTTCTTTAACACAACTTCAAGTTTCGAAACATTTGAAATCCGTGGACGGAACGCAGAAGTTCACGTTCACTTCCGAACTCGGCAACGGAAAAGAATTCGAAGCCGTTTGGATTCCTTCCGGAGACGGAGGAAGAAAAACGATCTGCATTTCTTCGCAGGTCGGATGTACGCTGAACTGTAAATTTTGCGCCACCGCTAAATTAGAATTTCAAGGAAATCTAAAGGCCCACGAGATCGTGGACCAGATTCTTCAGGTGGAAAAAATCGTAAAGGACAAGGCGACTAACGTCGTCTTTATGGGAATGGGCGAACCCCTTCACAATTATTTCAACGTGATCCGCGCGGCTTCCATCCTTCACGATCCGGACGCGCTCAACCTCGGGGCAAAACGCATCACGATCTCCACTTCCGGAGTGGTCAACGGGATCAGACGTTTTATAGAAAACAAGGAACCGTATAACTTCGCGATTTCTCTCAATCATCCAGATCCGAGCGGAAGACTGGAGATCATGGACATAGAGGAGAAGTTTTCTCTTCCCGAACTTTTACAAGCCGCAAAGGATTTTACGAGAGAATTAAAAAGAAGAATCACATTCGAATACGTGATGATTCCCGGCGTGAACATGGGAGTCGAAAACGCGAACAAGCTCGTAAAGATCGCGAGATCCCTCGACTGCAAGATCAACGTGATCCCACTCAACACGGAATTTTTCGGATGGAGAAGGCCGACTCGAGAAGAAGTGATGGAGTTCATCGCTCTTTTGGAACCGGCCGGAGTTCCGATTCTCAATCGAAGATCGCCCGGAAAAGATATCTTCGGGGCCTGCGGAATGCTCGCCTCAAAAAGTTGA
- a CDS encoding indole-3-glycerol-phosphate synthase: MSSAQLHRVLREIISTKQNEIKAIVDCDPAPYRGLGLRDSLRSRTFSIIAECKRKSPSAGEIRADYDPVQIAKTYEASGASAVSVLTDRDYFGGSLEDLKNVSSELKIPVLRKDFILDEIQIREARAYGASAILLIVRILTPEQIRTFLKTASALGMDSLVEVHTADEAKLALDCGAEIIGINTRDLDTFQIHKNLVEEVSAFLPPNIVKVGESGVKNRSDLDAFRKLVDAALIGTYFMEKPDIRKAWLDLF; the protein is encoded by the coding sequence ATGTCTTCAGCTCAACTCCACCGGGTGCTCCGGGAAATCATCTCCACAAAACAAAACGAAATCAAAGCGATCGTAGATTGTGATCCCGCTCCGTATCGCGGACTCGGTCTTCGCGATTCTTTAAGAAGCAGGACCTTCTCCATCATCGCGGAATGCAAACGTAAGAGTCCTTCCGCCGGTGAAATCCGCGCGGATTACGATCCCGTTCAAATCGCAAAAACATACGAGGCTTCGGGAGCTTCCGCGGTTTCGGTTTTAACGGATCGGGATTATTTCGGCGGTTCTTTGGAGGATTTGAAAAACGTTTCTTCCGAGTTGAAGATCCCCGTTTTGAGAAAGGATTTTATCTTGGACGAGATTCAAATCCGAGAAGCGAGAGCCTACGGAGCTTCCGCGATTCTTTTGATCGTGAGAATTTTGACACCGGAGCAGATTCGTACTTTTTTGAAAACCGCTTCCGCGCTCGGAATGGATTCTCTCGTGGAAGTTCATACCGCGGACGAGGCAAAACTCGCGCTCGATTGCGGAGCGGAAATCATCGGAATCAACACAAGAGATTTGGACACGTTTCAGATTCATAAGAATCTCGTTGAAGAAGTGTCCGCGTTCTTACCCCCTAACATCGTGAAGGTGGGAGAATCGGGAGTGAAAAACCGTTCCGACCTCGACGCGTTTCGCAAGTTGGTCGACGCCGCATTGATCGGCACCTATTTTATGGAAAAGCCGGACATCCGCAAAGCCTGGCTGGATCTATTTTAG
- a CDS encoding STAS domain-containing protein: MLDHKVRDGVLIVYLKGRLDVSIANEVEENLNDLIDNQGHKKVILNMQEVDYMSSSGFRACISTLRKLNSKEGALKISNIKPAVKRIFDVIELTSLFDIRETEDEALKSF, translated from the coding sequence TTGCTCGATCACAAAGTACGCGACGGTGTTTTGATTGTTTATCTCAAAGGACGTTTGGATGTTTCCATCGCCAATGAGGTTGAGGAAAATCTGAATGATCTGATCGACAATCAAGGTCATAAAAAAGTAATTCTGAATATGCAGGAAGTGGATTATATGTCCTCGTCCGGTTTCAGAGCTTGTATCTCCACCCTTAGAAAGTTGAACTCCAAAGAGGGTGCATTAAAAATCAGTAATATCAAACCCGCGGTCAAGCGGATCTTCGACGTAATCGAACTCACATCTCTTTTTGATATCCGCGAAACCGAAGACGAGGCTTTGAAATCCTTCTAA
- the murD gene encoding UDP-N-acetylmuramoyl-L-alanine--D-glutamate ligase encodes MKFPESLKGLKTLVLGGGISGNSALQLLISEDAQPILCDRNRPESIQVPFLPDNIDPNHLPEISLIVKSPGVLPTHPILSYAIEKKIPVFSEIDLGKKFFHGRIIGVTGTDGKSTTTSLTAHLLRKDFSDLQEGGNLGIPFTSFSKKPISLAVLELSSYQLDDSSSLNLNVSVFLNLAPDHLERHKTMENYFQAKLKIADLFNPGHTLVVSEKIREKIEGSVSFQCKLKSFGRTSSSDAFLDENSLTIRTSLFTYDISRFHLPGTHNRENLAASILAAEAIGGKPESIQAQIPLFQGLPHRFQIAGEKHGLSFINDSKSTNLHSMLAGMATWKNLPQTCLILGGRPKQEDPKPLYDFLIRGIGSVVLIGEARSVWEEGIRNTIGDKLFAAENLNDAFGIFKNGNIISETASSADKTDVSEKTVSKKIRLSNGAEIGSVVFSPACASFDQYKNFEERGNHFLSLVEDFLNRIDG; translated from the coding sequence ATGAAATTTCCAGAGTCCCTGAAAGGTTTGAAGACTCTCGTTCTCGGAGGAGGAATCTCCGGCAACTCCGCTCTCCAACTTTTGATCTCCGAAGATGCGCAACCGATTCTTTGCGATCGCAATCGACCCGAGTCCATCCAAGTTCCTTTTCTTCCCGATAACATAGATCCGAATCACCTTCCGGAAATTTCTCTGATCGTAAAATCGCCCGGCGTCCTTCCGACTCATCCGATTCTTTCGTATGCGATCGAAAAAAAGATTCCCGTGTTCTCGGAGATCGACCTTGGAAAAAAGTTTTTTCACGGGAGAATCATCGGAGTCACGGGCACGGACGGAAAATCTACGACAACTTCGCTGACCGCGCATCTTCTTCGGAAAGATTTTTCCGATCTTCAGGAAGGCGGCAACTTGGGAATTCCGTTTACTTCGTTTAGCAAAAAACCGATTTCGCTCGCGGTTCTCGAACTTTCCAGTTATCAACTCGACGATTCTTCCTCTTTGAATCTGAACGTTTCCGTTTTCTTAAATCTCGCGCCGGATCATTTGGAAAGACACAAGACGATGGAGAATTATTTCCAAGCCAAGTTGAAGATCGCGGATCTTTTCAATCCCGGACATACCTTGGTCGTTTCCGAAAAGATTCGGGAAAAAATCGAAGGCTCCGTTTCGTTTCAATGCAAGTTGAAGAGTTTCGGAAGAACGTCCTCTTCGGACGCGTTTCTGGATGAGAATTCTCTGACGATCCGAACGTCCTTGTTTACGTATGATATTTCTCGCTTTCATCTTCCCGGAACGCACAATCGGGAGAATCTCGCGGCTTCCATTCTCGCCGCGGAAGCCATCGGCGGAAAACCGGAATCGATCCAGGCTCAGATTCCATTGTTTCAGGGACTTCCTCATCGGTTTCAAATCGCGGGTGAAAAACACGGACTTTCGTTTATCAACGATTCCAAATCCACGAACCTTCACAGTATGCTTGCGGGTATGGCGACTTGGAAGAATCTTCCGCAAACCTGTCTCATTCTCGGCGGAAGACCGAAACAGGAAGATCCGAAACCGCTTTATGATTTTCTAATCCGGGGAATCGGCTCGGTCGTTTTGATCGGAGAGGCTCGTTCCGTCTGGGAGGAAGGAATCCGCAACACGATCGGAGACAAACTGTTCGCTGCGGAGAATCTAAACGATGCTTTTGGAATATTCAAAAACGGGAATATAATTTCCGAAACGGCAAGTTCCGCGGACAAAACGGATGTTTCGGAAAAAACCGTTTCGAAAAAGATCCGATTGTCGAACGGCGCGGAAATCGGATCGGTGGTTTTTTCCCCGGCCTGCGCGAGCTTCGATCAATACAAAAATTTCGAAGAACGAGGAAATCATTTCCTTTCTTTGGTCGAGGATTTTTTAAACCGAATCGATGGATGA
- the tnpA gene encoding IS66 family insertion sequence element accessory protein TnpA — protein MKENYDLPEDLARDLTEGRRLTSSSQGWFDLASSQEFKFTSIRIGPFHSKEEGQYYTHAVGLISNTEAYGEYHEALVWLPRLKSYGAWDASHEELHIFPDQTWTTMKTDLLPFIESQWGSSGERRRFQKRTIHRPKVHPDAFDFIPYRLKDQIKAASDEEILKLLNRYETSILKHPKISSLTDAYFALANAYHRLGKNDPDEEKSWKEKCIQILEYYPKDRFYHEREGAEIWGWASPEKNLLIFRELLNKKEKQPEYAGGASLLSSYLIQSPQETAPLLELALDFKHTFAILKCLYVAKRWALTVVNDRLAAQLKRNKTAMNNLDDLIVAIEDRILSASESYPTTEVHEVRHRRVADRIAKGWEHLRKKEYSKTEEWVASVLAEYPENGEALFLDARLVWIRSGSVEEGWKRATENLSKVAPVDVSGIGKLHNCIGCALDEMGKFSEAIESFRRAEESDPKESIYPANRAEIFWKLGDEKSAALYARKSKRMGNKSEIVETILKKTAKPSQLRWEALLKEWEKSGLSDKEFCARENLSKKAFAHWRRKTF, from the coding sequence ATGAAAGAGAATTATGATCTTCCCGAGGATCTGGCACGGGACTTAACCGAGGGAAGAAGACTAACGTCGAGTTCCCAAGGATGGTTCGATCTTGCTTCCTCTCAAGAATTCAAATTCACTTCGATTCGGATCGGGCCATTTCATTCCAAAGAGGAAGGACAATATTATACGCACGCGGTGGGTTTGATTTCGAATACCGAAGCTTACGGAGAATATCACGAAGCGCTCGTATGGCTTCCGCGTTTAAAATCGTACGGAGCTTGGGACGCAAGCCATGAAGAACTTCATATATTTCCGGACCAAACTTGGACGACTATGAAAACGGATCTCCTTCCGTTTATCGAAAGTCAATGGGGTTCTTCCGGGGAAAGAAGAAGATTCCAAAAACGTACGATTCATCGGCCTAAGGTCCATCCGGACGCCTTCGATTTTATACCGTATCGATTGAAGGATCAGATCAAGGCCGCTTCCGACGAGGAAATTTTAAAACTTCTCAATCGATACGAAACCTCCATTCTAAAACATCCGAAAATCTCCTCGCTTACGGACGCCTATTTCGCATTAGCAAACGCGTATCATCGTTTGGGAAAAAACGATCCGGACGAAGAGAAATCTTGGAAAGAAAAATGCATTCAAATATTGGAATATTATCCCAAGGATCGGTTTTATCACGAAAGGGAGGGCGCCGAGATATGGGGTTGGGCCTCGCCGGAAAAGAATCTTCTGATCTTTCGGGAACTCTTGAACAAAAAAGAAAAACAACCCGAATACGCCGGCGGAGCGAGTCTGCTTTCCTCGTATCTGATCCAATCTCCCCAAGAAACAGCGCCGCTTTTGGAACTCGCTCTGGATTTTAAACATACGTTTGCGATTCTTAAATGTCTTTATGTGGCCAAACGTTGGGCCCTTACCGTGGTCAACGATCGACTTGCGGCTCAGTTGAAACGAAACAAAACCGCGATGAACAACCTGGACGATCTGATCGTAGCGATCGAAGATCGGATCTTATCCGCATCGGAGTCGTATCCGACGACTGAGGTGCACGAGGTCCGTCACAGAAGGGTCGCGGATCGAATCGCAAAGGGCTGGGAGCATTTAAGAAAAAAAGAATATTCAAAAACGGAAGAATGGGTTGCGTCCGTCCTTGCGGAATATCCGGAAAACGGGGAGGCGCTTTTTTTGGATGCGAGACTCGTTTGGATTCGCTCCGGTTCCGTGGAGGAGGGTTGGAAACGAGCGACTGAAAATCTTTCCAAAGTCGCCCCGGTCGACGTCTCGGGGATCGGAAAACTTCATAATTGTATCGGATGTGCGTTAGACGAAATGGGTAAATTCTCGGAAGCGATCGAGTCGTTTCGACGCGCGGAAGAATCCGATCCGAAGGAATCCATTTATCCCGCCAATCGAGCCGAGATCTTTTGGAAACTCGGAGACGAAAAATCCGCCGCTCTCTACGCGCGCAAATCCAAACGAATGGGAAACAAATCGGAGATCGTGGAAACGATTTTGAAAAAAACCGCAAAACCCTCTCAGTTACGATGGGAAGCCCTCTTGAAAGAATGGGAAAAAAGCGGATTGAGCGATAAGGAATTTTGCGCCCGAGAAAATTTAAGTAAAAAAGCGTTCGCTCATTGGAGAAGAAAAACGTTTTGA
- a CDS encoding HD family phosphohydrolase produces the protein MSQKFPKYIVTDSRSIAKRLDPVALRLEVQFLNLKEFFESENIRDSIGFLNVIFYLTVPNLKESQREIHKQFQSNPLILSRFILNDELSYSQSDDVKIEEDLIFSILPESSSDMILNKTFLNAFTQLQMITDQFDLQHKVNTTKYEISKLTRIGISLADEKDFNKLLREIIFSAREIAVADSGSLYLVEKDELGFIRNLRFKISSMDIDTEEFLLPINKSSIAGYVAATGKILNIPDVYDLPEDAEYTFNSNFDVLSNYHTKSMLVVPMKNHRNEVVGVIQLINKKRNFNQKLTVDQMKGKDILPFDDYSAQLVMSVAGQAAVAIQNNNLLQEIEALFEGFVTASVNAIESRDPTTSGHSFRVAVLTVGLAETVDLVNDGKYRDIKFSKEQIKEIRYASLLHDFGKVGVREKVLVKSKKLEDYELELIRWRFEYIKKDIESRILQKKTDYLKKHGSAGFADYETSLEFELQVEYQKLDQMFQIVVDSNEPSILEESNFQMLEEIAKVNYSTTGGDNLRLISPYEFGFLTIKKGSLDFAERKEIESHVEHTFQFLSKIPWTGDLKMVPSIAHAHHEKLDGTGYPRGLAGDSIPVQSRIMTISDIYDALTDKDRPYKRAVPVERALDILQMEARENHVDQDLLKIFIEGKVYERLNSSGYLR, from the coding sequence ATGAGTCAGAAGTTCCCAAAATACATAGTTACGGACTCCCGTTCAATCGCCAAAAGACTCGACCCGGTCGCTCTTCGTTTAGAAGTCCAATTCCTCAATTTAAAAGAATTTTTCGAGTCCGAAAACATCCGAGATTCCATCGGATTCTTAAACGTTATCTTCTATTTAACCGTTCCCAATCTCAAAGAATCTCAAAGAGAAATTCATAAACAATTTCAGAGCAATCCTTTGATCTTAAGCCGTTTTATTCTGAACGACGAGCTCAGTTATTCCCAGTCGGACGACGTAAAAATCGAAGAGGATCTGATTTTTTCCATTCTTCCCGAATCTTCTTCGGATATGATTCTGAACAAAACCTTTCTCAACGCGTTCACCCAGCTTCAGATGATCACCGATCAATTCGATCTTCAACACAAGGTCAACACCACCAAATACGAAATTTCAAAACTGACTCGGATTGGAATCAGTCTTGCGGACGAAAAGGATTTCAACAAACTTCTAAGGGAAATTATTTTCAGCGCGAGAGAGATCGCGGTCGCGGATTCGGGTTCCTTGTATCTCGTCGAAAAGGACGAACTCGGTTTTATCCGCAATCTTCGGTTTAAAATTTCATCGATGGACATCGACACGGAAGAATTTCTGCTTCCGATCAACAAGTCGAGCATCGCGGGTTACGTCGCGGCCACCGGAAAAATTTTGAACATACCGGACGTTTACGATCTTCCCGAAGACGCGGAATATACGTTCAACAGCAACTTCGACGTATTATCGAATTATCATACGAAATCCATGCTCGTGGTTCCGATGAAGAATCATAGAAACGAAGTAGTGGGCGTCATTCAGCTTATCAACAAAAAGAGAAACTTCAACCAGAAGTTGACCGTGGATCAGATGAAGGGAAAGGACATTCTTCCCTTTGACGATTATTCCGCGCAACTCGTGATGAGCGTCGCGGGCCAAGCGGCGGTCGCGATTCAGAACAATAACTTATTGCAGGAAATCGAAGCCCTTTTCGAAGGTTTTGTGACCGCTTCCGTAAACGCGATCGAATCCCGGGATCCGACCACGAGCGGTCATTCGTTTCGGGTCGCCGTTCTCACCGTGGGTTTGGCGGAAACCGTGGATTTGGTAAACGACGGAAAATACCGGGATATCAAATTTTCCAAGGAACAGATCAAAGAAATACGTTATGCGTCTTTGCTTCACGATTTCGGAAAAGTGGGAGTTCGGGAAAAGGTTCTCGTTAAGTCCAAAAAACTGGAGGACTACGAGCTCGAACTGATCCGTTGGAGATTCGAATACATCAAAAAGGACATCGAATCCAGAATTCTTCAGAAAAAAACGGACTATCTCAAAAAACACGGGAGCGCGGGTTTTGCGGATTACGAAACCTCTCTCGAGTTCGAACTTCAGGTCGAATACCAGAAACTCGATCAGATGTTTCAGATCGTGGTCGATTCCAACGAACCTTCCATATTAGAAGAATCTAATTTTCAAATGCTCGAAGAGATTGCAAAGGTAAATTATTCGACCACGGGCGGAGATAATCTGCGTCTGATCTCTCCGTACGAATTCGGATTTTTGACGATCAAAAAAGGTTCTCTCGATTTCGCGGAAAGAAAGGAAATCGAATCCCACGTCGAACATACGTTTCAATTTTTGAGTAAGATCCCCTGGACCGGCGATCTGAAAATGGTTCCTTCGATCGCGCACGCGCATCATGAAAAATTGGACGGCACCGGTTATCCAAGGGGCCTCGCGGGCGATTCGATTCCCGTTCAATCCAGAATCATGACGATCTCCGATATCTACGACGCGCTTACGGACAAGGATCGGCCTTACAAACGAGCGGTTCCCGTCGAAAGAGCGCTCGACATTCTGCAGATGGAAGCAAGGGAGAATCACGTGGATCAGGATCTGTTAAAGATCTTTATCGAGGGAAAGGTTTACGAAAGGTTAAACAGTTCCGGTTATCTGCGTTAG
- the flgE gene encoding flagellar hook protein FlgE → MMRSLYSGVSGLKNHQVRMDVIGNNISNVNTHGFKTERVTFQDMISQELRGASEPKENIGGVNPQQVGLGSLIAAIDKIMTQGSLQTTGKNTDVAMSGEGFFIVKDGDKQFYTRAGAFNLDKNGYYVNPANGLKVQGWNSRLDEKGNKFINSSASIEDIVIPVYSKEPARATSQIDFKSNLNSSAPAVPPDATQEEITAMINDPDPKMRRGHVTTIKTFDDQGIQREFKMEFYKVRDNTWKARLSMTDATQLSADVAGTGGQNTQLPGNTELEFGFTPDGKLVYVSDGVDSMNSGKLNAKVSFRIPGNPAVQSFDLALGEAGMVDGITQFSSDFTTKAVKQDGYTMGYLESFSIDNSGTITGVFSNGVRQPLARIATAVFNNPAGLDKAGDTMFAYSMNSGEPNIGEAGVQGRGKINAGLLEMSNVDLSDQFTDMIVTQRGFQANSRTITTSDQMIQEVLGLKR, encoded by the coding sequence ATGATGAGGTCACTCTATTCCGGTGTATCCGGACTTAAGAACCACCAGGTCCGCATGGATGTCATCGGTAACAACATCTCCAACGTAAACACTCACGGTTTTAAAACCGAGCGAGTTACGTTTCAGGATATGATTTCCCAGGAACTCAGAGGAGCTTCCGAGCCGAAGGAGAATATCGGAGGTGTGAACCCTCAACAAGTGGGTCTGGGTTCCTTGATCGCCGCGATCGATAAGATCATGACGCAGGGTTCTCTTCAAACCACGGGGAAGAATACGGACGTGGCTATGTCCGGTGAGGGATTTTTTATCGTTAAGGACGGGGACAAACAATTTTATACGAGAGCCGGCGCTTTTAACCTCGATAAGAACGGTTACTACGTAAACCCCGCGAACGGTCTTAAGGTTCAGGGATGGAACTCCAGACTTGACGAGAAAGGAAACAAGTTCATCAATTCTTCCGCGTCGATCGAAGACATCGTAATTCCGGTTTATTCCAAAGAACCCGCGAGAGCGACTTCTCAAATCGATTTTAAATCGAACCTGAATTCTTCCGCGCCTGCGGTTCCTCCTGACGCGACTCAGGAAGAGATCACAGCGATGATCAACGATCCCGATCCGAAGATGAGAAGAGGTCACGTAACGACGATTAAGACCTTCGACGATCAGGGAATTCAAAGAGAATTCAAAATGGAATTTTATAAGGTCCGCGATAACACTTGGAAGGCTCGTTTGAGCATGACGGACGCCACTCAGCTTTCCGCGGACGTGGCCGGAACCGGCGGTCAAAACACGCAACTTCCCGGTAACACCGAACTCGAATTCGGATTTACTCCGGACGGAAAACTCGTTTACGTTTCCGACGGCGTGGACTCGATGAACAGCGGTAAGTTGAACGCGAAGGTTTCCTTTAGAATCCCCGGAAATCCAGCGGTTCAAAGTTTCGATCTCGCGCTCGGCGAAGCGGGAATGGTGGACGGAATCACCCAATTCTCCTCGGACTTCACTACTAAAGCGGTAAAACAAGACGGTTATACGATGGGTTATCTGGAATCTTTCTCGATCGACAACTCGGGAACCATCACCGGAGTTTTCTCAAACGGAGTTCGTCAGCCTCTCGCAAGAATTGCGACCGCCGTTTTTAACAACCCGGCCGGCTTGGATAAGGCGGGAGACACTATGTTCGCATATTCCATGAACTCGGGAGAACCAAACATCGGTGAGGCGGGAGTTCAGGGAAGAGGTAAGATCAACGCGGGGCTTTTAGAAATGTCTAACGTGGATCTTTCCGATCAGTTTACGGACATGATCGTAACTCAAAGAGGTTTTCAGGCCAACTCGAGAACGATCACAACCTCCGATCAGATGATTCAGGAAGTCCTAGGTCTCAAACGTTAA